The following coding sequences lie in one Kribbella sp. NBC_00709 genomic window:
- a CDS encoding 3-isopropylmalate dehydrogenase produces MSETKNFTLAVVPGDGIGPEVTTEALKVLDAVAAQHGVTFERTEYDLGAKRWHATGETLPDAELEEIRKHDAILLGAVGDPSVPSGVLERGLLLKLRFTLDHYVNLRPSKIYPSVGSPLASPGEVDFVVVREGTEGPYVGNGGALRVGTPAEIATEVSVNTAYGVERVVRDAFARAQARPRKKLTLVHKNNVLVHAGHLWKRTVDKVAEEFPEIAVDYLHVDAATIFLVTDPARFDVIVTDNLFGDILTDLAAAISGGIGLAASGNINPDRTAPSMFEPVHGSAPDIAGQQKADPTAAILSASLLCEHLGLTEAARAIEAAVEADIEERTGAARSTAEIGDAIAKRAAG; encoded by the coding sequence GTGAGCGAGACGAAGAACTTCACGCTGGCCGTCGTTCCCGGTGACGGGATCGGACCGGAGGTCACCACCGAGGCCCTGAAGGTCCTCGACGCGGTAGCCGCGCAGCACGGCGTGACGTTCGAGCGGACCGAGTACGACCTCGGCGCGAAGCGCTGGCACGCCACCGGCGAGACGCTGCCGGACGCCGAGCTGGAGGAGATCCGCAAGCACGACGCGATCCTGCTCGGCGCGGTCGGCGACCCGAGCGTCCCGTCCGGGGTGCTCGAGCGCGGTCTGCTGCTCAAGCTCCGCTTCACCCTCGACCACTACGTGAACCTGCGGCCCTCGAAGATCTACCCGTCCGTCGGCTCCCCGCTGGCGAGCCCGGGCGAGGTCGACTTCGTCGTCGTCCGCGAGGGCACCGAGGGTCCGTACGTCGGCAACGGCGGCGCGCTCCGGGTCGGCACGCCGGCCGAGATCGCGACCGAGGTGTCGGTCAACACGGCGTACGGCGTCGAGCGGGTCGTCCGCGACGCGTTCGCCCGGGCGCAGGCGCGGCCGCGCAAGAAGCTCACGCTGGTGCACAAGAACAACGTGCTCGTGCACGCCGGTCACCTGTGGAAGCGGACCGTCGACAAGGTCGCCGAGGAGTTCCCGGAGATCGCCGTCGACTACCTGCACGTGGACGCGGCGACGATCTTCCTGGTCACCGACCCGGCCCGGTTCGACGTGATCGTCACCGACAACCTGTTCGGCGACATCCTCACCGACCTGGCGGCCGCGATCAGCGGCGGGATCGGGCTGGCCGCGAGCGGCAACATCAACCCGGACCGGACCGCGCCGAGCATGTTCGAGCCGGTGCACGGCTCCGCGCCGGACATCGCCGGCCAGCAGAAGGCCGACCCGACCGCGGCCATCCTGTCCGCGTCGCTGCTCTGTGAGCACCTCGGCCTGACCGAGGCCGCCCGCGCGATCGAGGCGGCCGTGGAGGCCGACATCGAGGAGCGCACCGGCGCCGCCCGCAGCACCGCGGAGATCGGTGACGCGATCGCCAAGCGCGCGGCGGGCTGA
- a CDS encoding O-methyltransferase, with the protein MSAPPELPPLVSAALSLSGRRGFVSSTRNETGRLLASLAASKTGLLGELGTGCGVGSAWLRSGAGDGTNIVTAESDPQLAQVVAELFADDERIEVVSADWTALIERGPFALLFVDAREAKLSARDVIADVVEPGGFVVLDDFTPSAVWPPMYEGRVDTLRQEWLMDKRFTTVEVMVAPDAAVLLATRH; encoded by the coding sequence GTGAGTGCTCCTCCAGAACTGCCGCCGCTGGTGTCGGCGGCCCTCAGCCTGTCCGGCCGGCGCGGATTCGTCAGCTCCACCAGGAACGAGACCGGCCGGCTGCTCGCCTCGCTCGCCGCCTCGAAGACCGGCCTGCTCGGTGAGCTCGGGACCGGCTGCGGTGTCGGCTCGGCCTGGCTGCGCAGCGGCGCTGGAGACGGGACGAACATCGTCACCGCGGAGAGCGATCCGCAGCTGGCGCAGGTCGTCGCCGAACTGTTCGCCGACGACGAGCGGATCGAGGTCGTCTCGGCCGACTGGACCGCGCTGATCGAGCGCGGACCGTTCGCGCTGCTGTTCGTGGACGCCCGCGAGGCGAAGCTGTCCGCCCGCGACGTCATCGCGGACGTGGTCGAGCCCGGCGGCTTCGTCGTCCTCGACGACTTCACGCCATCGGCGGTCTGGCCGCCGATGTACGAGGGCCGCGTCGACACGCTCCGGCAGGAGTGGCTGATGGACAAACGCTTCACCACCGTCGAGGTGATGGTCGCCCCCGACGCCGCCGTACTGCTCGCCACCCGGCACTAG
- the serA gene encoding phosphoglycerate dehydrogenase — MTDVNRPVVLIAEELSPATVEALGPDFEIRHANGADRAELIPAIADVDAILIRSATKVDAEALAAAKKLKVVARAGVGLDNVDVKAATQAGVMVVNAPTSNIVSAAELAVALLLASARRVPAANESLKKGEWKRSKYSGVELFEKTVGIVGLGKIGVLVAQRLAAFGMNVIAYDPYVQAGRAAQMGVRLATLDELLATSDFISVHLPKTPETIGLIGDEQLHKVKPEVIIVNAARGGIVDEQALYSALKEGRVAGAGLDVFASEPCTDSPLFEFENVVVTPHLGASTDEAQEKAGIAVAKSVRLALSGELVPDAVNVQGGVIAEDVRPGIGLTEKLGRIFTALAGGVAQQLDVEVRGEITQYDVKVLELAALKGVFADVVEDNVSYVNAPLLAAERGLEVRLVTDHDSPEHRNLITLRGTLADGGQVSVSGTLVGVRQSERLVEIDGYDVEVELAAHLAFLTYEDRPGAVGQIGRILGDADVNIAGMQVSRDRKGGKALVALSVDSKVAPTVLDDIAAAVQADTARTVDLEA; from the coding sequence ATGACTGACGTAAACCGGCCCGTCGTTCTGATCGCCGAAGAGCTCAGCCCGGCCACCGTCGAGGCGCTCGGCCCCGACTTCGAGATCCGGCACGCGAACGGCGCCGACCGCGCGGAGCTGATCCCGGCCATCGCCGACGTCGACGCCATCCTGATCCGCAGCGCCACCAAGGTGGACGCCGAGGCGCTCGCCGCCGCGAAGAAGCTGAAGGTCGTCGCCCGCGCCGGCGTCGGCCTCGACAACGTGGACGTGAAGGCCGCCACCCAGGCCGGCGTGATGGTCGTGAACGCGCCGACCTCCAACATCGTCAGCGCCGCCGAGCTCGCGGTCGCGCTGCTGCTGGCGTCCGCGCGCCGGGTTCCGGCCGCGAACGAGTCGCTCAAGAAGGGCGAGTGGAAGCGCAGCAAGTACTCCGGGGTCGAGCTGTTCGAGAAGACCGTCGGCATCGTCGGCCTCGGCAAGATCGGCGTCCTGGTCGCGCAGCGGCTGGCCGCCTTCGGCATGAACGTGATCGCCTACGACCCGTACGTGCAGGCCGGCCGGGCCGCGCAGATGGGCGTCCGGCTCGCCACCCTGGACGAGCTGCTGGCGACCAGTGACTTCATCTCGGTGCACCTGCCGAAGACCCCGGAGACGATCGGTCTCATCGGCGACGAGCAGCTGCACAAGGTCAAGCCCGAGGTCATCATCGTGAACGCGGCCCGCGGCGGCATCGTCGACGAGCAGGCGCTGTACAGCGCACTCAAGGAGGGCCGCGTGGCCGGCGCCGGCCTGGACGTGTTCGCCAGCGAGCCGTGCACCGACTCGCCGCTGTTCGAGTTCGAGAACGTCGTCGTCACCCCGCACCTCGGCGCCTCCACCGACGAGGCGCAGGAGAAGGCCGGTATCGCGGTCGCCAAGTCGGTCCGGCTCGCGCTGTCCGGCGAGCTGGTCCCGGACGCGGTCAACGTCCAGGGCGGCGTGATCGCCGAGGACGTCCGCCCGGGGATCGGGCTGACCGAGAAGCTGGGCCGGATCTTCACCGCGCTGGCCGGTGGCGTCGCGCAGCAGCTCGACGTCGAGGTGCGCGGCGAGATCACGCAGTACGACGTGAAGGTGCTCGAGCTGGCCGCGCTGAAGGGTGTCTTCGCGGATGTCGTCGAGGACAACGTCTCCTACGTGAACGCGCCGCTGCTGGCGGCCGAGCGGGGCCTCGAGGTCCGGCTCGTCACCGACCACGACAGCCCCGAGCACCGCAACCTGATCACGCTGCGCGGCACTCTCGCCGACGGCGGCCAGGTGTCGGTGTCCGGCACGCTCGTCGGCGTCCGGCAGTCGGAGCGGCTGGTCGAGATCGACGGGTACGACGTCGAGGTCGAGCTGGCCGCGCACCTGGCGTTCCTCACCTACGAGGACCGGCCGGGCGCGGTCGGCCAGATCGGCCGCATCCTCGGCGACGCCGACGTGAACATCGCCGGCATGCAGGTCAGCCGTGACCGCAAGGGCGGCAAGGCCCTGGTCGCGCTGTCGGTCGACTCGAAGGTGGCCCCGACGGTGCTCGACGACATCGCCGCCGCGGTCCAGGCCGACACCGCCCGCACCGTGGACCTCGAGGCCTGA
- a CDS encoding S1 family peptidase encodes MEDGRNGPPRPPRRIPAGAGSLTQLEAPSRPSAPQPSARRPWIFGRILAGFVVLLVITAGGAGAGWFVRAQSLSINTDEVLKSVGPSVVRILATTCGATGEASGVLIADGRVLTAASAVDQPKSIVVVTPDGRIRRANLLGTSADGVAVLQPIGLDSTPVHLPTTDPDPKAERALIGYTAAGKQTVNQVGSAADPRALSEVMNATKLGGPIVDKSGGVIGLVTGATVQSSAIVPLAKLRGYLAASPAGLTVAAGGTCPQSRGPQAAVAPALQVAATPLNVEVRTLFGNYVTLENQQDFRGLQSLYSARFAKGMTEARDRHNHQTSYFFNPKITDVAPDGSYARMSYNILFAPTATGADGHNCNRLDVRFQLVRANGKLVIDRTVPMALPVSCDSD; translated from the coding sequence GTGGAGGACGGCAGGAACGGGCCGCCGCGGCCGCCTCGGCGGATTCCTGCGGGCGCCGGTTCACTGACCCAGCTGGAGGCTCCCAGCCGGCCTTCCGCGCCGCAGCCGTCTGCGCGGCGGCCGTGGATCTTCGGCCGGATCCTGGCTGGGTTCGTCGTCCTGCTGGTGATCACGGCGGGCGGCGCCGGCGCGGGCTGGTTCGTCCGCGCCCAGAGCCTGTCGATCAACACCGACGAGGTCCTGAAGTCTGTCGGCCCGTCCGTGGTTCGCATCCTCGCGACGACGTGCGGTGCGACCGGCGAGGCGTCGGGCGTGCTGATCGCCGACGGGCGGGTCCTGACCGCCGCGTCGGCAGTCGATCAGCCGAAGTCGATCGTCGTCGTGACGCCGGACGGGCGGATCCGGCGGGCCAACCTGCTCGGCACCAGCGCCGACGGCGTCGCCGTACTGCAGCCGATCGGGCTCGACAGCACGCCGGTGCATCTGCCGACGACGGATCCCGATCCGAAGGCGGAGCGAGCTCTGATCGGCTACACCGCGGCCGGCAAGCAGACCGTCAACCAGGTCGGTTCGGCCGCCGACCCGAGGGCGTTGAGCGAGGTCATGAACGCGACCAAGCTCGGCGGCCCGATCGTCGACAAGTCCGGCGGCGTGATCGGGCTCGTCACCGGCGCCACCGTGCAGTCGAGCGCGATCGTCCCGCTCGCGAAACTCCGCGGGTACCTCGCTGCGTCACCGGCGGGCCTGACTGTCGCAGCCGGTGGGACCTGCCCCCAGTCGCGCGGTCCGCAGGCCGCGGTCGCCCCGGCTCTGCAGGTGGCCGCGACACCGCTGAACGTCGAGGTGCGGACGCTGTTCGGCAACTACGTCACCTTGGAGAACCAGCAGGACTTCCGCGGGCTGCAGTCGCTGTACTCGGCGAGATTCGCCAAGGGCATGACCGAGGCCCGGGACCGGCACAACCACCAGACGTCATACTTCTTCAACCCAAAGATCACCGACGTGGCGCCGGACGGCTCCTACGCGCGGATGTCGTACAACATCCTGTTCGCGCCCACCGCGACCGGGGCGGACGGCCACAACTGCAACCGGCTCGACGTGCGGTTCCAGCTGGTCCGGGCGAACGGCAAGTTGGTGATCGACCGGACCGTGCCGATGGCGCTCCCGGTCAGCTGCGACTCCGACTGA
- the ilvC gene encoding ketol-acid reductoisomerase codes for MFYDDNADLSVIQGRHVAVLGYGSQGHAHALSLRDSGVDVRVGLPEGSKSRAKAEAQGLRVLSPAEAVEEADVIVVLAPDPAQRKLYKEAIEPNLVDGDALVFGHGFNIRFGYIKPPAGVDVFMVAPKGPGHLVRREYTEGRGVPVLVAVEQDATGKAWDLALSYAKGIGGLRAGGIKTTFTEETETDLFGEQAVLCGGVSALIQNGFEVLTEAGYQPEVAYFECLHELKLIVDLIYEGGIAKQRWSVSDTAEYGDYVSGPRIIDASVKQRMKEVLGDITDGTFAARFIADQDAGAPEFAEFRKKSQEHPIEAVGKELRGLMAWVKSHDDDYVEGSAAR; via the coding sequence ATGTTCTACGACGACAACGCCGACCTGTCGGTGATCCAGGGCCGCCACGTGGCCGTCCTCGGCTACGGCTCCCAGGGCCACGCCCACGCGCTCTCGCTGCGCGACTCCGGCGTCGACGTCCGGGTCGGCCTGCCGGAGGGTTCGAAGAGCCGGGCCAAGGCCGAGGCCCAGGGCCTGCGCGTGCTCAGCCCGGCCGAGGCGGTCGAGGAGGCCGACGTCATCGTCGTCCTCGCGCCGGACCCGGCTCAGCGCAAGCTCTACAAGGAGGCCATCGAGCCGAACCTGGTCGACGGCGACGCGCTCGTCTTCGGTCACGGCTTCAACATCCGGTTCGGCTACATCAAGCCGCCGGCCGGTGTCGACGTCTTCATGGTCGCCCCGAAGGGCCCGGGCCACCTGGTCCGCCGCGAGTACACCGAGGGTCGCGGCGTACCCGTGCTGGTAGCGGTGGAGCAGGACGCCACCGGCAAGGCGTGGGACCTGGCGCTCTCGTACGCGAAGGGCATCGGCGGTCTGCGGGCCGGCGGTATCAAGACCACCTTCACCGAGGAGACCGAGACCGACCTGTTCGGTGAGCAGGCCGTCCTCTGCGGTGGCGTCTCGGCGCTGATCCAGAACGGCTTCGAGGTACTGACCGAGGCCGGCTACCAGCCCGAGGTCGCGTACTTCGAGTGCCTGCACGAGCTCAAGCTGATCGTCGACCTGATCTACGAAGGCGGCATCGCCAAGCAGCGCTGGTCGGTGTCCGACACCGCCGAGTACGGCGACTACGTGTCCGGCCCGCGGATCATCGACGCGTCGGTGAAGCAGCGGATGAAGGAGGTCCTCGGTGACATCACCGACGGCACCTTCGCGGCCCGCTTCATCGCCGACCAGGACGCCGGCGCGCCGGAGTTCGCCGAGTTCCGCAAGAAGAGCCAGGAGCACCCGATCGAGGCCGTGGGCAAGGAACTGCGCGGTCTGATGGCGTGGGTCAAGTCGCACGACGACGACTACGTCGAGGGCAGCGCCGCACGCTGA
- the ilvN gene encoding acetolactate synthase small subunit has product MSKHTLSILVENKHGVLARVAALISRRGFNIDSLAVGPTEHPEVSRMTIAVSVDEQPLEQITKQLNKLVNVIKIVELEPSQTVQRELLLVKVKADTLTRGQVLETVQLFRAKVVDVAPDAITIEATGNPEKLEAMLRVLEPFGVRELVQSGMVAIGRGSRSISDRTLRPVPVPPPHVQSGPPTVQARPVDRSQHHPVPAPPPGRAAAVPNQH; this is encoded by the coding sequence ATGAGTAAGCACACTCTGAGCATCCTGGTCGAGAACAAGCACGGTGTGCTGGCCCGGGTCGCGGCGCTGATCTCGCGGCGGGGGTTCAACATCGACTCCCTCGCGGTCGGTCCGACCGAGCACCCCGAGGTGTCCCGGATGACCATCGCGGTCAGTGTGGACGAGCAGCCTCTGGAGCAGATCACCAAGCAGCTGAACAAGCTGGTGAACGTGATCAAGATCGTCGAACTCGAGCCCAGCCAGACGGTTCAGCGCGAACTGCTGCTGGTGAAGGTCAAGGCCGACACCCTCACCCGTGGACAGGTGCTGGAGACCGTCCAGCTGTTCCGTGCGAAGGTGGTGGACGTCGCACCGGACGCGATCACGATCGAGGCGACCGGCAATCCCGAGAAACTCGAAGCCATGCTCCGGGTGCTGGAACCCTTCGGCGTCCGCGAGCTGGTGCAGTCCGGCATGGTGGCGATCGGCCGGGGCAGCCGCTCCATCTCCGACCGCACCCTGCGGCCGGTCCCGGTGCCGCCGCCGCACGTCCAGTCGGGACCCCCGACCGTGCAGGCCCGGCCCGTCGATCGTTCGCAGCACCACCCGGTGCCGGCCCCGCCGCCGGGCCGCGCCGCCGCCGTACCGAATCAACACTAA
- a CDS encoding acetolactate synthase large subunit: MSEQLTGAQALIRALEHAGVDTVFGIPGGAILPAYDPMLDSTQIRHILVRHEQGAGHAAQGYAAASGKTGVCMATSGPGATNLVTPIADAYMDSVPMVAITGQVAGAAIGTDAFQEADIRGITMPITKHNFLVTDPADIATTIAEAFHIASTGRPGPVLVDVTKDAMQTQGVDFQWPTELALPGYRPVTRPHPKQVREAARLIAAAEKPVLYVGGGVIRAQASPELKELAELLGIPVVTTLMARGALPDSHELHFGMPGMHGSVSAVGALQRSDLLITLGARFDDRVTGKLDSFAPEAKVIHADIDPAEIGKNRAADVPIVGDCKEVITDLIAALRTEIASSGRTPSYDAWRNQLESVRAKYPVAYDEPEDGTLSPQYVIERIGQIAGPDAIYTAGVGQHQMWSAHYLPFEKPGHWLNSGGLGTMGYAVPAAMGAKVARPDKTVWAIDGDGCFQMTNQELVTCALEGIPIKVAVINNQSLGMVRQWQTLFYDKRYSNTDLHSARIPDFAKLAEAMGGVGLRCSDKDSVDATIDKAMSVTDQPVVVDFVVHRDAMVWPMVAAGVSNDEIQIARDMAPKWDGEEL, encoded by the coding sequence ATGAGTGAGCAGCTGACCGGGGCACAGGCTCTGATCCGCGCACTGGAACATGCCGGGGTCGACACCGTCTTCGGCATCCCGGGTGGCGCGATCCTCCCGGCGTACGACCCGATGCTCGACTCGACCCAGATCCGCCACATCCTGGTACGTCACGAGCAGGGCGCCGGCCACGCCGCCCAGGGGTACGCCGCCGCGTCCGGCAAGACCGGCGTGTGCATGGCGACCTCCGGCCCGGGCGCGACCAACCTGGTGACGCCGATCGCCGACGCGTACATGGACTCGGTGCCGATGGTCGCCATCACCGGTCAGGTCGCCGGCGCCGCGATCGGCACGGACGCCTTCCAGGAGGCGGACATCCGCGGCATCACGATGCCGATCACCAAGCACAACTTCCTGGTCACCGACCCGGCCGACATCGCCACCACGATCGCCGAGGCGTTCCACATCGCCTCCACCGGCCGGCCCGGCCCGGTGCTGGTCGACGTGACCAAGGACGCGATGCAGACCCAGGGCGTCGACTTCCAGTGGCCGACCGAGCTCGCGCTGCCCGGCTACCGGCCGGTGACCCGCCCGCACCCCAAGCAGGTGCGCGAGGCGGCCCGCCTGATCGCGGCGGCCGAGAAGCCGGTGCTGTACGTCGGCGGCGGCGTGATCCGCGCCCAGGCCAGCCCCGAGCTGAAGGAGCTCGCCGAGCTGCTCGGCATCCCCGTCGTCACCACGCTGATGGCCCGCGGCGCGCTGCCGGACTCGCACGAGCTGCATTTCGGCATGCCCGGCATGCACGGCTCGGTGTCCGCGGTCGGAGCCCTGCAGCGCTCCGACCTGCTGATCACGCTGGGCGCGCGGTTCGACGACCGGGTGACCGGCAAGCTCGACTCGTTCGCGCCCGAGGCGAAGGTCATCCACGCCGACATCGACCCGGCCGAGATCGGCAAGAACCGGGCCGCCGACGTGCCGATCGTGGGTGACTGCAAGGAGGTCATCACCGACCTGATCGCCGCCCTGCGGACCGAGATCGCGAGCTCCGGCCGCACCCCGTCGTACGACGCCTGGCGCAACCAGCTGGAATCGGTCCGCGCGAAGTACCCGGTGGCGTACGACGAACCCGAGGACGGGACGCTCTCCCCGCAGTACGTGATCGAGCGGATCGGCCAGATCGCCGGACCGGACGCGATCTACACCGCGGGCGTCGGCCAGCACCAGATGTGGTCCGCGCACTACCTGCCGTTCGAGAAGCCCGGCCACTGGCTGAACTCCGGCGGCCTCGGCACCATGGGGTACGCCGTGCCGGCCGCGATGGGCGCCAAGGTCGCGCGGCCGGACAAGACCGTGTGGGCGATCGACGGCGACGGCTGCTTCCAGATGACCAACCAGGAGCTGGTCACCTGTGCGCTGGAGGGCATCCCGATCAAGGTTGCGGTGATCAACAACCAGTCGCTGGGCATGGTCCGGCAGTGGCAGACGCTGTTCTACGACAAGCGCTACTCCAACACCGACCTGCACTCGGCCCGGATCCCGGACTTCGCCAAGCTGGCCGAGGCGATGGGCGGCGTCGGGCTGCGCTGCTCGGACAAGGACTCCGTCGACGCCACCATCGACAAGGCGATGTCGGTCACCGACCAGCCCGTCGTGGTCGACTTCGTCGTGCACCGCGACGCGATGGTGTGGCCGATGGTCGCCGCCGGCGTGAGCAACGACGAGATCCAGATCGCTCGCGACATGGCCCCCAAGTGGGACGGGGAGGAGCTGTAG
- the ilvD gene encoding dihydroxy-acid dehydratase, which translates to MVDVKPRSRTVTDGLEATASRGMLRAVGMGDDDWAKPQVGVASSWNEITPCNLSLDRLAKAVKEGVHAAGGYPLEFGTISVSDGISMGHVGMHYSLVSREIIADSVETVMEAERLDGSVLLAGCDKSLPGMLMAAARLDLASVFLYAGSIMPGRLGDKDVTIIDAFEAVGACVRGLITREEVDAVERAICPGEGACGGMYTANTMAASAEALGMSLPGSAAPPAVDRRRDGYARKSGEAVVGLLQKGITARQILTKEAFENAIAVVMALGGSTNAVLHLLAIAREAEVELSLADFNRVGERVPHLGDLKPFGRYVMTDVDRVGGIPVVMRALLDAGLLHGDCLTVTGRTMAENLADIAPPDIDGTIIRALDKPIHHTGGITILHGSLAPEGAVVKSAGFDSDVFEGTARVFDGERAAMDAVPDLNAGDVVVIRYEGPKGGPGMREMLAVTGAIKGAGLGKDVLLLTDGRFSGGTTGLCVGHVAPEAVDGGPIAFVRDGDRITLDVANRTLDLHLSPEELEHRKQGWTPKTPSITKGVLGKYTRLVRSASEGAVCI; encoded by the coding sequence ATGGTCGATGTGAAGCCCCGCAGCCGGACAGTGACCGATGGGCTGGAGGCCACCGCCAGCCGGGGGATGCTCCGCGCGGTCGGGATGGGTGACGACGACTGGGCCAAGCCACAGGTCGGAGTCGCCTCCAGCTGGAACGAGATCACCCCCTGCAACCTCTCGCTGGACCGGCTCGCCAAGGCGGTCAAGGAAGGCGTGCACGCAGCCGGCGGGTACCCGCTCGAGTTCGGCACGATCAGCGTCTCCGACGGCATCTCGATGGGCCACGTCGGCATGCACTACTCGCTGGTCAGCCGCGAGATCATCGCCGACTCGGTCGAGACCGTGATGGAGGCCGAGCGGCTCGACGGCTCGGTGCTGCTGGCCGGCTGCGACAAGTCGCTGCCCGGGATGCTGATGGCCGCGGCCCGGCTCGACCTCGCGTCGGTGTTCCTGTACGCCGGTTCGATCATGCCCGGCCGGCTCGGCGACAAGGACGTCACGATCATCGACGCCTTCGAGGCGGTCGGCGCCTGCGTCCGCGGCCTGATCACCCGCGAGGAGGTCGACGCGGTCGAACGCGCGATCTGCCCGGGTGAAGGCGCCTGCGGCGGGATGTACACGGCCAACACGATGGCCGCCTCCGCCGAGGCCCTCGGTATGTCGCTGCCGGGTTCTGCTGCGCCGCCCGCCGTGGATCGCCGCCGCGACGGTTACGCGCGCAAGTCCGGCGAAGCGGTGGTCGGCCTCCTGCAGAAGGGCATCACTGCCCGCCAGATCCTCACCAAGGAGGCGTTCGAGAACGCGATCGCCGTGGTGATGGCGCTGGGGGGTTCCACGAACGCGGTCCTGCATCTGCTGGCCATCGCCCGGGAGGCGGAGGTCGAGCTCAGCCTCGCCGACTTCAACCGGGTCGGTGAGCGCGTACCGCATCTCGGTGACCTGAAGCCGTTCGGGCGGTACGTGATGACCGATGTGGACCGGGTGGGTGGGATCCCGGTGGTGATGCGGGCGCTGCTCGACGCCGGCCTGCTGCACGGCGACTGCCTGACCGTGACCGGTAGGACGATGGCGGAGAACCTCGCCGACATCGCGCCGCCGGACATCGACGGCACGATCATCCGCGCGCTCGACAAGCCGATCCACCACACCGGCGGCATCACGATCCTGCACGGCTCGCTCGCCCCGGAAGGCGCGGTCGTGAAGAGCGCGGGCTTCGACTCCGACGTGTTCGAGGGCACGGCGCGGGTGTTCGACGGCGAGCGCGCCGCGATGGACGCCGTACCCGACCTGAACGCCGGCGACGTCGTCGTGATCCGGTACGAAGGCCCGAAGGGCGGTCCCGGGATGCGCGAGATGCTCGCGGTCACCGGCGCGATCAAGGGCGCCGGCCTCGGCAAGGACGTGCTGCTGCTCACCGACGGCCGCTTCTCCGGCGGTACGACGGGACTCTGCGTCGGGCACGTGGCGCCCGAGGCCGTCGACGGGGGACCGATCGCCTTCGTCCGCGACGGCGACCGCATCACCCTCGACGTCGCGAACCGCACCCTCGACCTGCACCTCAGCCCGGAAGAACTCGAGCACCGCAAACAGGGCTGGACCCCGAAGACGCCGTCGATCACCAAGGGCGTGCTGGGCAAGTACACCCGCCTGGTCCGCTCGGCGTCCGAGGGTGCTGTCTGCATCTAG
- a CDS encoding class I SAM-dependent methyltransferase: MTDDPYGDELLVELYDLDNPAGEDHAYYRGLADGTRKVVDLGCGTGLLTRSLAAPGRVVIGVDPSPTMLGYARRRPGADAVTWIEGDFSAVEQTHDADLVISTGNTIMHISNQAEVFSTLAGALRPGGVISFESRNPAARAWEQWTREATYGERDTPAGHLREWLDLIEVSDGRVVFDAHNVFPDGHDAIYRNTLYFRSPESITTDLSQAGFTDIEVRSGWQQQPLTDDARLLVFRATKR; this comes from the coding sequence GTGACTGACGATCCGTACGGCGACGAACTGCTGGTAGAGCTCTACGACCTGGACAACCCGGCCGGCGAGGACCACGCCTACTACCGCGGGCTGGCCGACGGCACCCGCAAGGTCGTGGACCTCGGCTGCGGGACCGGCCTGCTCACCCGGTCGTTGGCCGCCCCTGGACGAGTGGTGATCGGGGTCGACCCGAGTCCCACGATGCTGGGCTATGCGCGCCGCCGGCCTGGCGCCGATGCGGTCACCTGGATCGAGGGGGACTTCAGCGCCGTCGAACAGACTCACGACGCCGATCTCGTCATCAGCACCGGTAACACGATCATGCACATCAGCAACCAGGCCGAGGTCTTCAGCACGCTGGCCGGCGCGCTCCGGCCCGGCGGCGTGATCAGCTTCGAGTCCCGCAATCCCGCGGCGCGTGCGTGGGAGCAGTGGACCCGCGAGGCGACGTACGGCGAACGCGACACCCCCGCCGGCCACCTCCGCGAATGGCTCGACCTGATCGAGGTCTCCGACGGCCGCGTCGTCTTCGACGCCCACAACGTCTTCCCCGACGGCCACGACGCGATCTACCGCAACACCCTGTACTTCCGCTCGCCGGAGTCCATCACCACCGACCTTTCCCAGGCAGGCTTCACCGACATCGAGGTGCGCAGCGGCTGGCAGCAGCAGCCCCTGACCGACGACGCCCGCCTCCTGGTCTTCCGCGCCACCAAGCGCTGA